The proteins below are encoded in one region of Ostrea edulis chromosome 3, xbOstEdul1.1, whole genome shotgun sequence:
- the LOC125677352 gene encoding toll-like receptor 4, with protein sequence MFIRMKTTTKYGVMYRALIFLSLGLAQIYDGISDMEPCHFNNATCACNRLEEGIEVNCRKRRLEEIPKFETNVIWIDLSQNQIQSIQSNGLPKRLTYLDISWNDIQNLSGYPFRNLTELRFLNLEGNFIKIDNYYEGMFEHLTSLETLNMKWNDKDMKINVIPEHVFAELRSLSILRIDGPKNVTFGERFTALQHLKVLDLSGMSGFCNLVYVRYDTFENLPYLRVLDISNCSIRDIDEGSFSVLPNLQYLNISYNRQLGFASLPNITIDLNKTQIKTLQLNGINCMMGVGTEIKCHHLIHLKDTNITEISVASNRLELFEEGVLRNFPKTLQKLSVAENKMTIGNYLLEMSYLRNLKVYNISYLKHSPLFPYSVFDTCKEKSESRDDKVFTCPKYQSPGFDEKNFIKFETLNWTINLPGQLEEIHAHDSKMYLDIPEFSIHGPSLKYLYFQNNFIFSWKGPVHAPNNTLIEMDMSNNFCAHFNPPILRDGQKMRKLNLSFNEIGKALEKDIEGQTFQSLISLENLDLSFCKISSLPSNIFRNAPKLMYLNISNNQISKWTVNMYHFNKLILLDLAENRLRTIEEGSRNQMKTTFQTTNLSVDLSGNHLECSCENKDFLMWVQNNKDHFINIRNYICYENKLKFSFKNLDVSVSSMERDCRSFMIWYIVVSVFSAVFSSSIIGVLLVKNKWKIRYLVHKSKQKLRFRDRLNSHTSTSITYDYDAFLSYASTERTFVLKDVMPRLESNSSIRLLVRDRDYLPGTSKSDCIMNGLHESRRAICIVSKRYLNSKWRDYELNMAKVEGIKDRGRLDFVILILLPEVYNGGYPSKIMDLVKKNCYLEYPEESCGYDDFWEKLIQILTRGD encoded by the coding sequence ATGTTTATTAGAATGAAGACAACCACGAAGTACGGAGTTATGTATCGAGCATTGATATTTCTTAGTTTGGGATTAGCTCAGATATATGATGGAATTAGTGATATGGAGCCATGTCATTTCAATAATGCAACATGTGCGTGTAATCGACTGGAAGAAGGTATAGAAGTGAATTGTAGAAAAAGACGTTTAGAAGAAATTCCAAAATTCGAAACAAACGTGATTTGGATAGACCTTAGTCAGAATCAAATTCAAAGTATTCAATCAAATGGATTGCCAAAGCGTCTCACATATCTAGATATATCTTGGAATGACATACAAAATTTATCTGGATATCCATTCAGGAATCTAACCGAACTTCGTTTCTTAAATCTAGAAGGGAACTTTATAAAAATAGATAACTATTATGAAGGAATGTTTGAACATTTAACATCCTTGGAGACATTAAACATGAAATGGAATGATAAAGATATGAAGATAAATGTAATACCTGAGCATGTTTTTGCAGAACTTCGCTCTCTTTCGATTCTCAGAATTGATGGACCCAAAAATGTAACTTTCGGAGAAAGATTTACAGCTCTACAGCATTTGAAAGTATTGGACTTATCAGGAATGTCGGGATTTTGTAACCTTGTATATGTACGATACGACACGTTTGAGAATCTTCCATATCTAAGGGTGTTAGATATTTCCAATTGCAGTATCCGGGATATTGATGAAGGTTCATTTAGTGTATTGCCTAATTTACAGTATTTAAACATATCTTATAATCGTCAACTCGGTTTTGCGTCTTTGCCGAACATCACGATTGATTTAAACAAAACGCAGATAAAAACTTTACAGTTAAATGGAATCAACTGTATGATGGGGGTTGGAACAGAGATCAAATGTCATCATCTTATTCACCTTAAAGATACAAATATTACAGAAATATCTGTGGCTAGTAATCGGTTGGAACTTTTTGAAGAAGGTGTGCTTCGCAATTTTCCTAAGACGCTACAGAAATTATCAGTAGCTGAAAATAAAATGACCATTGGTAATTATCTTTTAGAAATGTCATATCTAAGAAATCTTAAAGTTTATAACATCAGCTATCTGAAACATTCACCATTATTTCCATATTCGGTATTTGACACATGTAAAGAAAAATCTGAATCAAGGGATGACAAGGTATTCACATGTCCCAAATACCAGTCACCTGGGTTTGATGAGAAAAACTTCATAAAATTTGAAACGTTGAATTGGACGATTAACCTACCTGGGCAACTTGAAGAAATCCATGCTCATGACAGTAAGATGTACTTAGACATTCCCGAATTTTCAATTCATGGCCCAAgtttgaaatatctttatttccaaaacaattttattttttcatggaAAGGCCCAGTTCATGCACCAAACAATACTCTCATAGAAATGGACATGTCCAACAATTTCTGTGCACATTTTAATCCACCTATACTCAGAGATGGACAGAAAATGAGAAAGTTAAATCTGTCCTTTAACGAAATTGGAAAAGCACTCGAAAAGGATATTGAAGGACAAACATTTCAATCTCTAATTAGTTTGGAAAACTTGGATTTATCCTTCTGCAAGATTTCATCAttaccttcaaatatttttcgaaatgcTCCTAAACTAATGTATTTAAACATAAGCAATAATCAAATATCAAAATGGACGGTCAATATGTATCATTTCAATAAATTGATACTTTTAGACTTAGCTGAAAATAGATTACGAACCATTGAAGAAGGTTCTCGCAACCAAATGAAGACAACATTCCAAACAACTAATCTAAGTGTTGACTTATCTGGAAACCATTTGGAATGCTCTTGTGAAAATAAAGACTTCTTGATGTGGGTGCAAAATAATAAAGATCACTTCATAAATATCAGGAATTACATTTgctatgaaaacaaattaaaattttcatttaaaaatttagatGTGTCTGTGTCCTCTATGGAGAGGGATTGCAGATCTTTCATGATTTGGTACATAGTGGTCTCTGTCTTTTCGGCAGTTTTTTCAAGTTCGATTATTGGAGTTCTGCTGGTGAAAAACAAATGGAAAATTCGCTACCTTGTTCACAAATCAAAACAGAAACTTCGATTCCGAGACCGTTTGAACAGCCATACCTCCACTAGTATTACATATGATTATGACGCATTTCTTTCGTACGCAAGCACCGAACggacatttgttttaaaagacGTGATGCCACGTCTGGAGTCCAACTCAAGTATTCGTCTTTTAGTGAGAGACAGAGATTATCTTCCTGGGACATCAAAATCGGACTGCATTATGAATGGTCTTCATGAAAGTAGAAGAGCAATTTGCATCGTTTCTAAAAGGTATTTAAATTCAAAGTGGCGTGACTATGAATTGAATATGGCCAAAGTGGAGGGGATCAAAGACCGTGGACGTCTGGATTTTGTCATTCTGATTCTCCTACCGGAAGTTTACAACGGTGGGTATCCGAGTAAAATTATGGATCTGGTGAAGAAAAACTGCTATCTTGAATATCCTGAAGAATCTTGTGGATATGATGATTTCTGGGAGAAACTTATACAAATTCTGACAAGAGGAGATTAA